In a single window of the Pseudomonadota bacterium genome:
- a CDS encoding MFS transporter produces MKKIIDAIPFYYGWIIVAVSFITLGLAFGVWYSFSVFFLAIIKDFGWNRASTSSIFSLFIICHYLSAAVIGHLIDRFGPRWLIPAGALWLSGFLLLVSGSTTLPQFYLTYGLGTAIGVSLIGFVPHATTLPRWFVNRRGLAVGIAMSGIGVGMLIIPPLMEYIIQLHGWRFAYRILALLVLSAIPLNIIFQRHNPEQLDTIADGLPTANKKEGKAPKRKLFILDQPWAETRWTAANAVKTRRFWLLAIAFFFGPFAIQGTLLHAVTCLVDGGLSFAKAASVFGLLGICGSGGKIFIGFLADHLTRETANSIGMATASLGIAALLAVPWQPAIFPYLFAAGFGIGYGAAAPLFPSIAADLFQGPTFGRIFGLLSLFLGLGGASGAWVAGHLFDLTHSYHYAFILTIIALWLSCLSFWLAAPRSVRRILPIESRGKGIEKK; encoded by the coding sequence ATGAAAAAAATAATCGACGCCATCCCCTTTTACTATGGCTGGATCATTGTTGCCGTTTCCTTTATCACCCTGGGACTGGCCTTTGGCGTCTGGTACTCTTTTTCTGTTTTTTTTCTCGCTATCATCAAAGATTTCGGTTGGAACCGGGCATCCACTTCAAGCATCTTCAGCCTTTTCATCATCTGCCATTATCTCAGTGCCGCCGTAATCGGCCACCTGATTGATCGTTTTGGCCCCCGATGGCTGATTCCAGCCGGCGCCCTCTGGCTTTCAGGCTTTCTTCTGTTGGTTTCCGGATCGACCACCCTGCCCCAATTTTATCTCACCTATGGCCTGGGAACTGCCATCGGCGTCAGCCTCATTGGTTTTGTTCCCCACGCGACGACCCTGCCCCGCTGGTTTGTCAATCGCCGGGGACTGGCCGTGGGCATCGCCATGTCAGGCATCGGGGTCGGCATGCTGATAATCCCGCCGTTGATGGAGTATATTATTCAGCTCCATGGCTGGCGTTTCGCTTACCGGATTCTGGCTTTACTGGTTCTTTCAGCCATCCCGCTGAACATTATTTTTCAGCGCCATAATCCCGAACAGCTGGACACCATTGCCGACGGGCTGCCAACCGCAAATAAAAAAGAGGGTAAAGCTCCAAAGCGAAAGCTGTTCATTTTAGATCAACCCTGGGCTGAAACCCGATGGACCGCTGCCAACGCCGTAAAAACCCGTCGTTTCTGGCTGCTGGCCATTGCTTTTTTCTTCGGCCCTTTTGCTATCCAGGGAACCCTGCTGCACGCAGTCACCTGTCTGGTGGATGGAGGCCTCAGTTTTGCAAAAGCAGCTTCAGTTTTCGGCCTTCTGGGAATCTGCGGTTCCGGCGGGAAAATTTTCATCGGTTTTCTGGCTGATCATTTAACCCGGGAAACCGCCAACAGCATCGGGATGGCAACGGCTTCCCTGGGCATCGCCGCCCTGCTGGCCGTCCCCTGGCAACCAGCCATCTTCCCCTACCTTTTTGCTGCCGGCTTCGGGATCGGTTACGGTGCCGCCGCCCCACTTTTTCCATCCATTGCCGCTGACCTGTTCCAGGGACCAACCTTTGGCCGCATCTTCGGCCTGCTTTCCCTGTTCCTGGGCCTGGGAGGAGCCAGCGGCGCCTGGGTTGCCGGCCACCTGTTTGACTTGACCCACAGTTACCATTATGCTTTTATTTTGACAATCATTGCCCTTTGGCTCTCCTGTTTGTCTTTCTGGTTGGCAGCCCCAAGGAGCGTACGGCGTATTCTGCCCATTGAAAGCAGAGGGAAAGGCATAGAAAAAAAATGA
- a CDS encoding AbrB/MazE/SpoVT family DNA-binding domain-containing protein, with protein METTKLSSKGQVIIPKPLRTSHRWKPGQKLVVINAGDGILLKPEAPFQETTLDDVVSCLKYQGPKKSLQDMEEAIHQGAWKSAHESY; from the coding sequence ATGGAAACAACAAAATTATCAAGCAAGGGCCAGGTTATTATTCCAAAACCCTTGCGTACATCCCATCGATGGAAGCCCGGGCAGAAACTTGTAGTCATTAATGCCGGGGATGGAATTTTGCTGAAGCCAGAAGCCCCTTTTCAAGAAACCACTCTTGATGATGTGGTTTCCTGCCTAAAATATCAAGGTCCGAAAAAAAGTCTACAGGATATGGAGGAAGCCATTCACCAGGGTGCTTGGAAATCTGCCCATGAAAGCTATTGA
- the trpC gene encoding indole-3-glycerol phosphate synthase TrpC codes for MNILEKIVARKKIEVAELKQRGIMPSSPPAFEKCRSLAAALFREPYPRVIAEVKKASPSAGLLSADFDPPSLATAYEKGGAAALSVVTDEHFFKGDISWLASLRSLVELPLLRKDFIIDPLQVRESRAAGADAILLIAAILSRDELRELLDIAADQGLECLVEVHDEKELEKVLSTPAVIIGINNRNLKDFTIDLETTLRLRKLIPENRLVVSESGIDHHAQLIRLAAAGVQGVLVGTSLVKSGDPTSTLQKLIRGE; via the coding sequence ATGAACATTCTGGAAAAAATTGTCGCTCGAAAGAAAATTGAGGTGGCGGAACTGAAACAGCGGGGTATTATGCCGTCATCCCCGCCTGCTTTTGAAAAATGTCGTTCCCTGGCGGCGGCCTTGTTCCGGGAACCGTACCCCCGGGTTATTGCCGAAGTCAAGAAAGCATCACCTTCCGCCGGCCTGCTGTCAGCTGATTTTGATCCGCCGTCATTAGCTACGGCCTATGAAAAGGGTGGGGCGGCAGCCTTGTCCGTGGTTACTGATGAACATTTTTTTAAAGGGGATATCAGTTGGCTTGCCAGCCTGAGATCGTTGGTTGAACTGCCACTGCTGCGCAAGGATTTTATCATTGATCCCCTGCAGGTTCGGGAGTCCCGGGCGGCCGGGGCGGATGCCATCCTGCTGATTGCCGCCATTTTAAGCCGAGACGAACTTCGGGAGCTGCTGGACATCGCTGCCGACCAGGGGCTGGAATGCCTGGTGGAAGTTCACGATGAAAAAGAGCTGGAAAAAGTCCTGTCAACCCCGGCGGTCATTATCGGCATAAATAACCGCAATCTCAAGGATTTTACCATCGACCTGGAAACCACCCTGCGGTTGCGAAAACTTATTCCTGAAAATCGATTGGTGGTCAGCGAAAGTGGCATTGATCACCACGCGCAGCTGATCAGACTTGCTGCTGCCGGAGTTCAGGGAGTGCTGGTGGGTACCAGCCTGGTGAAATCAGGTGATCCAACCTCAACGCTACAGAAATTGATTCGGGGAGAATGA
- a CDS encoding phosphoribosylanthranilate isomerase, producing MRTRVKICGLTNLEDALTAAEAGADLLGFIFADSPRRLEPLVAEKIIAALPPLVRTVGVFVDEKPETILEIAGRCRLDYLQLHGKETPADCLLLADWKIIKAFRVGVDEPLPELEHYKEQCEIFLYDTYVTGMAGGSGMTFDWQLLDRRQAGRYFILAGGLTPENVGRAIETVRPWAVDVSSGVELEPGRKDRAKIESFMNAVRRSDEQA from the coding sequence ATGCGAACCCGGGTGAAAATCTGTGGTTTGACCAACCTGGAAGATGCCTTGACGGCGGCTGAGGCCGGGGCCGATCTTTTGGGATTTATCTTTGCCGACAGCCCCCGGCGGCTGGAACCACTGGTTGCAGAAAAGATTATTGCCGCCCTGCCGCCGCTGGTGCGGACGGTGGGAGTATTCGTGGATGAAAAACCGGAAACTATCCTGGAGATTGCCGGTCGCTGTCGCCTTGATTATCTGCAGCTGCACGGGAAGGAAACCCCGGCGGACTGCCTGTTGCTTGCTGACTGGAAGATTATTAAAGCATTCAGGGTTGGGGTGGATGAACCGTTGCCGGAACTGGAACATTATAAAGAACAATGTGAGATTTTTTTGTATGATACCTATGTGACCGGAATGGCTGGTGGTAGTGGCATGACCTTTGACTGGCAGCTTCTTGATCGCCGGCAGGCGGGTCGCTATTTCATCCTTGCCGGTGGTCTGACCCCGGAAAATGTTGGCCGGGCCATTGAGACTGTCCGCCCCTGGGCGGTGGATGTCAGTTCCGGGGTGGAATTGGAACCGGGTCGTAAAGACCGGGCAAAAATTGAATCGTTTATGAATGCCGTGAGGAGGAGCGATGAACAAGCCTGA
- the trpB gene encoding tryptophan synthase subunit beta: MNKPDEQGHFGPYGGRYVPETLIAALDELEQAYDHYRRQPDFIQQLSELLADYCGRPTSLYRARRLGAELGIEKLYLKREDLAHTGAHKINNTMGQVLLAVRMGKKRIIAETGAGQHGVATATAAALFGLECEVYMGEKDMVRQQMNVFRMELLGARVIPVSSGSKTLKDATNEAIRDWVTNVATTHYIIGSVVGPHPYPRIVRDFQLVIGVETKKQLQQREGRLPDVLVACVGGGSNAIGLFYPFLGDPVEMLGIEAAGEGIASGRHSAPLGFGSPGVLHGCMSYLLQDEAGQVQEAHSISAGLDYPGVGPEHSYLKDKKRVVYDSVTDDEALEAFHLLARIEGIIPALETAHALAGVKKHAAELVNKLVVVNLSGRGDKDVETVAALERGKS; this comes from the coding sequence ATGAACAAGCCTGATGAACAGGGGCATTTTGGCCCTTATGGCGGCCGTTATGTGCCGGAAACCTTGATTGCAGCCCTGGATGAGCTGGAACAGGCCTATGATCATTATCGCCGGCAGCCGGATTTTATTCAACAGCTGAGCGAATTGCTGGCTGATTACTGCGGTCGACCCACCTCACTGTACCGGGCCCGCCGCCTGGGAGCAGAGCTGGGGATCGAAAAACTGTATTTGAAACGGGAAGACCTGGCCCATACGGGAGCCCATAAGATCAATAATACCATGGGGCAGGTGCTGTTGGCTGTGCGGATGGGAAAGAAGCGGATTATTGCTGAAACCGGGGCCGGCCAGCATGGGGTGGCTACCGCCACGGCGGCGGCGCTTTTCGGGCTCGAATGTGAAGTTTATATGGGTGAAAAGGACATGGTGCGCCAGCAGATGAACGTTTTTCGGATGGAGCTTTTGGGGGCGCGGGTGATTCCGGTGAGTTCCGGCAGCAAAACCCTGAAAGATGCCACCAATGAGGCTATCCGCGATTGGGTTACCAATGTTGCTACCACCCATTATATCATTGGTTCCGTTGTCGGTCCCCATCCCTATCCGCGGATTGTGCGGGATTTTCAGTTGGTGATCGGGGTGGAAACAAAAAAGCAGCTGCAACAACGGGAGGGCCGGCTGCCCGATGTCCTGGTGGCCTGTGTCGGCGGCGGCAGCAACGCCATCGGCCTGTTTTATCCTTTCCTGGGTGATCCGGTGGAGATGCTGGGGATTGAAGCTGCCGGTGAGGGGATTGCCAGCGGTCGACATTCGGCTCCTTTGGGTTTTGGTTCTCCGGGGGTGCTCCATGGCTGCATGAGCTACCTGCTCCAGGACGAAGCCGGGCAGGTGCAGGAGGCCCATTCCATTTCTGCCGGTCTTGATTATCCCGGCGTCGGGCCGGAACACAGTTACCTGAAAGATAAAAAGCGGGTGGTTTATGATTCGGTAACCGATGACGAGGCCCTGGAGGCCTTTCACCTGCTGGCCCGCATTGAGGGCATTATCCCGGCCCTGGAAACTGCCCATGCCCTGGCCGGGGTAAAGAAACACGCGGCGGAACTGGTCAACAAGCTGGTGGTGGTCAATCTTTCCGGCCGGGGAGATAAAGATGTGGAGACGGTGGCGGCTCTGGAACGGGGGAAATCATGA
- a CDS encoding class II aldolase/adducin family protein, whose translation MNPHKIVNTQPVPRPFPEFSCTVHAVSGANQVRVAPYATFGSDELARQTVAGLGKDNCILMANHGLLAVGKDIHQTYNIALYIEEVAELYYQTR comes from the coding sequence TTGAACCCCCATAAAATTGTTAATACCCAACCTGTACCCAGGCCTTTTCCGGAATTTTCCTGCACGGTTCATGCCGTTTCCGGTGCCAACCAGGTCAGAGTAGCCCCTTATGCCACCTTCGGCAGCGATGAGCTGGCCCGGCAGACCGTAGCCGGCCTGGGAAAAGACAACTGCATCCTGATGGCCAACCATGGTCTGCTGGCAGTGGGGAAAGACATTCACCAAACCTACAATATCGCCCTTTATATTGAGGAGGTAGCTGAACTTTACTACCAGACCCGGTAA
- a CDS encoding type II toxin-antitoxin system VapC family toxin — MKAIDTNIIVRLLTHDNENQFQKAHKIFSNHDVFIADTVLLETEWVLRFAYKFKPAEINSVLKKLLGLSNVYLADSALIYQALKWHETGVDFADALHLALSQQSSSFLTFDRKFIRQANGLSECLVEPP, encoded by the coding sequence ATGAAAGCTATTGACACAAATATCATTGTTCGTTTATTGACCCACGACAATGAAAATCAATTTCAAAAAGCCCACAAAATATTCAGTAACCATGATGTTTTTATAGCGGATACGGTATTACTAGAAACCGAATGGGTTTTACGTTTTGCATATAAATTCAAACCAGCTGAGATTAATAGCGTTTTAAAGAAACTTTTGGGTTTGTCAAACGTCTATCTAGCAGACTCTGCTCTTATTTATCAGGCGCTGAAATGGCATGAAACTGGGGTCGATTTTGCTGACGCCCTGCACCTTGCTTTATCTCAGCAAAGCTCTTCTTTTCTGACTTTTGACCGCAAATTCATTCGCCAGGCAAATGGACTTTCTGAATGCCTGGTTGAACCCCCATAA
- a CDS encoding DUF3786 domain-containing protein, whose protein sequence is MTEFEWPADPEDNRQYCRLEQLNPGWWQLAVELSRRRGEIFPGITVSAKGIELLWWGQSVCVLPETKSIVSLTDESRKITYQEGLVILGLLSYASSHESLPPAQGLVTAGHLKGGTIFFRGPHVMASVLIARHFARDGKAFLDRGLALGGASSAYGEYGIEFSWFPGLSWIVALWEADDEFDARAEYLFDRNIEAIFALDVIWALGNITARKIIGGSSQR, encoded by the coding sequence ATGACCGAATTTGAATGGCCGGCTGATCCGGAAGATAACCGCCAATATTGCCGGCTTGAGCAGCTGAATCCCGGCTGGTGGCAGCTGGCGGTGGAATTAAGCCGGCGACGGGGAGAAATCTTTCCGGGGATTACGGTTTCCGCGAAAGGGATTGAGCTGCTCTGGTGGGGGCAGTCGGTATGTGTGCTCCCGGAAACGAAAAGCATTGTTTCCCTGACTGATGAATCACGGAAGATTACCTACCAGGAAGGCCTGGTAATTTTAGGATTGCTGTCCTATGCGTCTTCCCATGAAAGCCTGCCGCCGGCACAGGGGTTGGTCACCGCGGGCCACTTGAAAGGCGGAACCATCTTTTTTCGTGGTCCCCATGTGATGGCTTCAGTTTTGATTGCCCGTCATTTTGCCCGCGACGGGAAAGCATTTCTTGACCGTGGACTGGCACTTGGAGGAGCATCCTCTGCCTATGGAGAGTATGGGATCGAATTCAGCTGGTTTCCCGGTCTTAGCTGGATTGTTGCCCTCTGGGAGGCAGATGACGAGTTCGATGCCCGGGCTGAATACCTCTTCGATCGAAATATCGAAGCAATATTCGCCCTGGATGTGATCTGGGCTTTGGGAAACATAACTGCGAGGAAGATAATCGGCGGCTCCAGCCAACGATGA
- a CDS encoding transposase, with product MARSIRIEFSGALYHVTTRGDRREAIYEDDDDRRMFLEVLGQVVADFNWICHAYCLMSNHYHLVVETPDGNLSKGMRQLNGVFTQYSNRRHGRTGHLFQGRYKAILVDGDSYLLELARYVVLNPVRAGMVPDPGRWPWSSYRAMIGTVAAPDWLATDGLLAAFAERRATAIQRYTRFVAEGIGVDSIWNNLKGQAFLGNDAFVARSLRHAKQKDDVNIPKAQRRVPPPSLDRIAHKHRNRNAAIVAAHATGGYSYQQIAEYFGLHFTTVGRMVRAAKVGGR from the coding sequence ATGGCCCGTTCCATCCGCATCGAGTTCTCTGGCGCGCTGTATCACGTCACGACACGCGGTGATCGCCGCGAGGCGATCTACGAAGATGACGACGATCGCCGCATGTTTCTCGAGGTGCTGGGGCAGGTGGTGGCGGACTTCAACTGGATTTGCCATGCCTATTGCCTGATGTCGAATCATTATCATCTGGTCGTGGAAACGCCTGACGGCAACCTTTCGAAGGGCATGCGCCAGCTTAACGGCGTCTTCACGCAGTACAGCAACCGCCGCCATGGTCGGACGGGGCACCTGTTCCAGGGACGCTACAAGGCCATCCTGGTCGATGGCGACAGCTATCTGCTCGAGCTGGCGCGCTACGTGGTGCTCAACCCGGTACGGGCAGGTATGGTGCCCGATCCGGGCCGGTGGCCGTGGAGCAGCTATCGGGCGATGATCGGCACGGTGGCCGCGCCGGATTGGCTGGCGACCGACGGGCTGCTGGCCGCATTCGCTGAGCGTCGCGCGACGGCCATACAGCGTTACACGCGTTTCGTCGCCGAAGGGATCGGGGTGGACTCCATCTGGAACAACCTTAAGGGACAGGCGTTTTTGGGTAATGACGCTTTCGTGGCGCGCAGCTTGCGCCATGCGAAGCAGAAAGACGACGTGAACATCCCGAAGGCGCAGCGCCGTGTCCCGCCACCGTCACTGGACCGCATTGCCCACAAGCATCGCAATCGCAACGCGGCCATTGTGGCCGCGCACGCCACCGGGGGATACAGTTACCAGCAGATTGCAGAGTATTTCGGGCTGCATTTCACCACGGTTGGGCGGATGGTCCGGGCGGCGAAGGTGGGCGGCCGTTGA
- a CDS encoding MGMT family protein: MIRDNYWNKRYWQRKNWKHGELLLIWQESAADNGLWQLFLPVCGPKDLPPEQQFNPLTCSNKLHWKETAVDELLNRGSILKLPAAKKDIFCSRQHFTTFETNVFARLAQVPAGKVISYGALAGWAGYPRAARAVGRLMAKNPFPLFYP, translated from the coding sequence ATGATCCGTGATAACTATTGGAATAAACGTTACTGGCAGCGGAAAAACTGGAAACATGGCGAGTTGCTGCTGATCTGGCAGGAATCTGCCGCTGACAATGGCCTGTGGCAACTCTTTCTGCCGGTATGCGGGCCAAAGGATTTACCGCCGGAACAGCAGTTCAACCCCCTGACCTGTTCTAACAAACTGCACTGGAAAGAAACAGCGGTCGATGAATTGCTGAATCGTGGTAGTATCCTGAAACTACCGGCAGCTAAGAAAGATATTTTCTGCAGCCGGCAGCATTTTACTACTTTTGAAACCAACGTATTTGCCCGCCTGGCCCAAGTTCCAGCCGGCAAAGTGATCAGCTACGGTGCTCTTGCCGGCTGGGCGGGATATCCACGGGCCGCCCGGGCGGTGGGCCGGCTGATGGCCAAAAATCCTTTCCCCCTTTTCTATCCCTGA
- the trpA gene encoding tryptophan synthase subunit alpha: MNRINEVFARLKEEGRKALITFITAGDPSLEKTSAMVMAMAENGADIIELGVPFSDPLADGPTIQAASMRAIHQGTTLKEIIAMVKDIRSRCATPLVLMSYYNPIMAYGVSDFVADAAAVGVNGVIIPDLPPEEGEQLRQEAEAKEVALIQLVAPTSTPERIARLCRLSRGFVYYVMVTGITGTRRKLPPAIPESLKQLKNLTKTPIAAGFGISTPEQAAEVGQYADGVIVGSALVKIVAEHGAELDLPERLGSFVHQLRFGLDGGLIEKEV; the protein is encoded by the coding sequence ATGAACCGGATCAATGAAGTGTTTGCCAGGCTTAAAGAGGAGGGGCGAAAAGCCCTGATAACTTTCATTACCGCCGGTGACCCGTCCCTGGAAAAAACCTCGGCCATGGTGATGGCCATGGCTGAAAACGGGGCTGATATTATTGAACTGGGGGTTCCCTTTTCTGATCCCCTGGCTGATGGTCCCACCATCCAGGCGGCATCCATGCGGGCCATTCACCAGGGAACGACGCTGAAAGAAATTATCGCCATGGTTAAAGATATCCGCAGCCGCTGTGCCACGCCCCTGGTGTTGATGTCCTACTATAATCCGATCATGGCTTATGGGGTCAGTGATTTTGTTGCCGATGCCGCGGCTGTCGGGGTCAACGGGGTTATTATTCCCGATCTGCCACCAGAAGAAGGGGAGCAGCTGCGACAGGAAGCGGAGGCAAAAGAAGTGGCGCTGATTCAACTGGTAGCTCCTACCAGTACTCCCGAGCGCATAGCCAGACTTTGTCGTTTAAGCCGTGGTTTTGTTTATTATGTGATGGTGACCGGTATTACCGGTACCCGGCGGAAATTGCCGCCGGCGATCCCTGAATCATTGAAACAGCTGAAAAATTTGACCAAAACCCCCATTGCCGCCGGATTCGGCATCTCGACCCCGGAACAGGCAGCCGAAGTAGGGCAATATGCTGACGGGGTTATCGTCGGCAGCGCCCTGGTGAAAATTGTGGCTGAACACGGAGCAGAGCTGGATCTACCGGAGCGCCTGGGATCTTTTGTCCACCAACTGCGTTTTGGTCTGGATGGGGGGCTTATAGAGAAGGAAGTTTAA
- the trpD gene encoding anthranilate phosphoribosyltransferase, whose amino-acid sequence MIRKFIEQVVQGSDLSEEEMFAAMSEVMEGRATDAQVAAFITALRMKGETIGEITGAARVMRQKATRVPVLDSTINLDRDDINIDEETIVDTCGTGGDGTNTFNISTATAFVVAGAGLKVAKHGNRSVSSQCGSADVIKALGINLDLNPEQVGRCVAEVGIGFLFAPLLHSAMKYAIGPRREIGIRTIFNLLGPLTNPAGAGVQVLGVYDPELTGVIARVLKNLGGKNAMIVHGAGCLDELSLVGETTIVRLQDGEISSFSLVPEDAGLERAPLAAVKGGDAFTNAGILMDIFAGDKGPRRDVVLLNAAAVLVTAGKADDFRSGVEQAAAVIDSRKVLKTLERLVNFSNQLAGE is encoded by the coding sequence ATGATCAGGAAATTTATTGAGCAAGTCGTTCAGGGAAGTGACTTGAGTGAAGAAGAGATGTTCGCGGCCATGAGTGAAGTTATGGAGGGGCGGGCAACGGATGCCCAAGTGGCGGCTTTTATCACCGCCTTGCGGATGAAGGGGGAAACCATTGGTGAAATTACCGGGGCGGCGCGGGTTATGCGGCAAAAAGCCACCCGGGTACCGGTGCTTGATTCAACGATCAATCTGGATCGGGATGATATAAATATCGATGAGGAAACCATCGTTGATACCTGCGGTACCGGCGGTGATGGTACCAATACTTTCAATATCTCCACTGCTACGGCCTTCGTGGTTGCCGGTGCCGGGCTCAAGGTGGCCAAGCACGGCAACCGTTCGGTTTCCAGCCAGTGTGGTAGTGCTGACGTTATCAAAGCCCTGGGAATTAACTTGGACCTGAACCCGGAACAGGTGGGTCGCTGCGTCGCTGAAGTGGGTATCGGCTTTCTGTTTGCGCCGCTTTTGCATTCGGCGATGAAGTATGCCATTGGCCCCCGGCGGGAAATCGGCATTCGGACAATTTTTAACCTGCTGGGACCGTTGACCAATCCGGCCGGGGCCGGGGTGCAGGTGCTGGGAGTGTATGATCCGGAGCTGACCGGGGTCATTGCCCGGGTGTTGAAAAACCTGGGCGGCAAGAATGCCATGATCGTTCATGGTGCCGGCTGCCTGGATGAATTGAGCCTGGTGGGGGAAACCACCATCGTCCGGCTGCAGGATGGCGAAATTTCCAGCTTTTCCCTGGTGCCCGAAGATGCCGGGCTGGAACGGGCACCGCTGGCGGCGGTCAAAGGCGGTGATGCTTTTACCAATGCCGGCATCCTGATGGATATTTTTGCCGGCGATAAGGGGCCGAGACGTGACGTGGTTCTGCTCAATGCGGCAGCAGTGCTGGTGACCGCCGGGAAAGCCGATGATTTCCGTTCTGGAGTGGAACAGGCAGCCGCGGTGATTGACAGCCGTAAAGTCCTGAAAACCCTGGAGCGCCTGGTGAATTTTTCCAACCAGCTGGCAGGAGAATAA
- a CDS encoding ChaN family lipoprotein → MKVLKQNFCLFVLLTGVLMSGCQTMDSCGVPNGSPYRDPGTLKRSEILHVPTGLTVSEDEFYDLMAGSRIIYVGESHDNIYAHRLEVDIIKSLNRRYPGHLAVGMEMFGRRSQDDIDRWLAGDLDDKEFLSVFARDWGLPDYSYYRELLHFIRDQQIPLRAINVSRSEKMSLLQQSRELNGGEYPQPDDPYQQQALAAMFAGHAGGHDHLEMFYGMQLLWEETMADSIINYLDSPAGQDKKMVVLTGGFHLAYGFGIPRKVLKQRKWPYTIVLPTTPAELEENEPQRMEVDFPDLPLYVADYLWCIPYRNLNDSRVRLGVQLQDTEGGAKIMLVQPGSAAAAAGIEPGDEVKSIDVQPVQKSQDLQYAVLGKKPGDYAYLVLVRGDRELAVEVLFAAPADNEQK, encoded by the coding sequence ATGAAGGTGTTGAAACAAAATTTTTGTTTGTTTGTTCTGCTGACGGGGGTGCTGATGAGTGGCTGTCAGACTATGGATTCCTGTGGGGTTCCCAATGGTTCTCCTTACCGTGATCCGGGAACTTTGAAACGGAGTGAAATTCTTCATGTCCCCACCGGGTTGACGGTAAGTGAAGATGAGTTTTATGATTTGATGGCCGGCAGCCGGATTATCTATGTGGGGGAATCTCATGATAATATCTACGCCCATCGGCTGGAAGTTGATATTATCAAATCTCTCAATCGCCGTTACCCCGGGCATCTGGCAGTGGGGATGGAAATGTTTGGTCGCCGGAGCCAGGATGATATCGATCGCTGGCTGGCCGGTGATCTGGATGATAAGGAGTTTCTTTCAGTGTTTGCCCGGGACTGGGGATTGCCTGATTATTCCTATTATCGTGAACTGCTGCATTTTATCCGTGACCAGCAGATCCCCCTGCGGGCCATCAATGTCAGCCGGTCGGAAAAAATGAGCCTTTTGCAGCAAAGTCGGGAATTGAACGGGGGTGAATATCCGCAGCCTGATGATCCCTATCAGCAGCAGGCTCTGGCGGCCATGTTTGCCGGTCATGCCGGCGGCCATGATCATCTGGAGATGTTCTATGGCATGCAGTTGCTCTGGGAAGAAACCATGGCTGATTCGATCATCAACTATCTTGACAGCCCGGCGGGCCAGGATAAGAAAATGGTTGTGCTTACCGGGGGGTTTCATCTGGCCTACGGTTTTGGCATTCCCCGTAAAGTTTTAAAACAGCGAAAATGGCCTTATACCATTGTCCTGCCGACCACCCCTGCAGAGCTGGAAGAAAATGAGCCCCAGCGGATGGAGGTTGATTTTCCCGATTTGCCGCTCTATGTGGCTGATTATCTCTGGTGCATTCCTTACCGGAACCTTAATGATTCCCGGGTTCGCCTGGGGGTGCAGCTGCAGGATACGGAAGGTGGGGCGAAAATTATGCTGGTCCAGCCGGGGAGCGCGGCTGCGGCTGCCGGGATTGAACCGGGGGATGAGGTGAAATCTATCGATGTGCAGCCGGTACAGAAAAGTCAGGACTTACAGTATGCGGTGCTGGGCAAGAAGCCGGGTGACTACGCTTATCTGGTTCTGGTTCGCGGTGACCGGGAATTGGCAGTTGAAGTGCTGTTTGCCGCCCCTGCCGACAATGAACAAAAATAG